A region from the Lolium perenne isolate Kyuss_39 chromosome 4, Kyuss_2.0, whole genome shotgun sequence genome encodes:
- the LOC127319655 gene encoding protein FAR1-RELATED SEQUENCE 5-like produces MSNEALAAEGVPRNEDTENHSASKLIPEVGMEFQTREEAQKFFNLYAYVVGFSVSCVSSYRTTSKNRNNEVIRFTMKCNKYGVNNQAEADNIVAQRQSTVIAKSNCKVEMVASEKHGMWTITSLNLLHNHELCPQSRFYRSHIYMSDGEKEMIRTMKHCNMPTRDMVAVLAFIRGGMAQLPYNKRKVSNYSSSINREVSNNDMMEVLDWFSKKKAENPGFHHAIDLDGENKVRSVFWADARARLYYDICGDCVSFDTTFLTNKYNLPFAPFVGVSPHGKTYLFACAFIINESAEGFKWCFRQFKEAMGGKCPKTIITDQDKGMENAIKAIFKEAVHRCCLFHVKKKIDDKGGTMFQANEGLYEELQDMIDKSLTIHEFETLWQAMIKEHNVEHVKIFQDLWKSKHRWVPVYFKDKFFPFIQTTARSEGTNALFKKGVGPQFSMTSFLREYQRIMDNMHANEDELDHNAINKKVNEKKFITDYYIERQAHKLYNVSIFRKFQKLLKDVTRLQLREESKGKIYWVFQAKNYPIKEHRQRDYLVQVNEQTEEYSCICCKFQKDGLLCSHILKIMLHLQVEKIPDKYIIERWRKREKKLFNDTVAAPNEDSIVLRFNVLSRLLRHTASNGSKNKRKYQYLLQDIPRIEAEMARMDTETEQVSIVGQNSSVRTVVNLDPTAESAPTIQLLDPDVVDTKGRPRLLTIKERIKQNKFYTCSHCGSTKHKRKIVINCI; encoded by the coding sequence ATGTCAAATGAAGCGCTAGCTGCAGAAGGAGTTCCCAGAAATGAAGATACCGAAAATCACAGTGCaagcaaattgatacctgaggttGGCATGGAGTTCCAGACAAGAGAGGAAGCACAAAAGTTCTTCAACTTGTATGCTTACGTAGTTGGCTTCTCCGTCAGTTGTGTATCATCTTATCGTACTACAAGCAAAAATAGAAACAATGAGGTCATAAGGTTCACAATGAAATGCAACAAATATGGGGTAAACAATCAGGCAGAGGCTGACAACATTGTAGCACAGAGACAAAGCACAGTTATAGCCAAGTCAAACTGCAAGGTTGAAATGGTGGCCAGCGAGAAACATGGGATGTGGACAATAACAAGCCTCAATCTATTGCACAACCATGAACTATGCCCTCAAAGCAGATTCTACAGGTCACACATATACATGTCGGATGGTGAAAAGGAAATGATTAGAACAATGAAACATTGCAATATGCCTACACGGGACATGGTAGCAGTTTTGGCATTCATCAGAGGAGGCATGGCACAATTGCCATACAACAAAAGAAAGGTCAGCAACTACAGCTCAAGTATAAACAGGGAAGTCAGTAACAATGACATGATGGAGGTACTTGATTGGTTTTCAAAGAAAAAAGCAGAAAATCCAGGATTCCATCATGCCATTGACTTGGATGGTGAAAACAAAGTGCGGAGTGTATTTTGGGCAGATGCTAGGGCCAGACTGTACTATGACATATGTGGAGATTGTGTCAGCTTTGACACTACATTCCTTACTAACAAGTACAATCTCCCATTTGCCCCGTTTGTTGGTGTGTCACCACATGGAAAAACATACCTTTTTGCATGTGCATTCATAATAAATGAAAGTGCGGAAGGTTTCAAGTGGTGTTTCAGACAGTTCAAGGAAGCAATGGGCGGAAAGTGCCCAAAAACTATTATAACTGACCAAGATAAAGGAATGGAGAATGCTATAAAAGCAATTTTCAAAGAAGCAGTGCACAGATGTTGCTTGTTCCATGTCAAGAAGAAAATCGATGATAAAGGCGGGACAATGTTCCAAGCAAATGAAGGACTATATGAGGAATTACAGGACATGATAGACAAATCATTAACAATCCATGAATTTGAAACACTATGGCAGGCAATGATAAAAGAGCATAATGTAGAGCATGTCAAAATATTTCAGGATCTTTGGAAAAGTAAGCACAGGTGGGTACCTGTTTACTTCAAGGATAAGTTCTTCCCATTCATCCAAACAACAGCTAGAAGTGAGGGAACAAATGCATTGTTCAAAAAAGGAGTAGGTCCGCAATTCAGCATGACAAGCTTCCTAAGGGAATACCAGCGCATAATGGATAACATGCATGCCAATGAGGATGAGCTGGATCATAATGCAATAAACAAGAAAGTGAATGAAAAAAAGTTCATCACTGATTACTACATTGAGAGGCAGGCACATAAGCTATACAATGTATCCATATTTAGGAAATTCCAGAAACTCCTAAAGGATGTTACAAGACTACAACTCAGGGAAGAATCAAAAGGCAAAATATACTGGGTGTTTCAGGCAAAAAATTACCCAATAAAGGAGCACAGACAGAGAGATTACCTGGTTCAAGTGAATGAACAAACAGAAGAATACTCATGCATATGTTGTAAATTTCAAAAAGACGGTCTTCTCTGCTCTCATATATTGAAAATAATGCTGCACCTACAAGTAGAAAAGATACCTGATAAGTACATTATAGAGAGGTGGCGCAAGAGAGAAAAAAAGCTATTCAATGATACTGTGGCAGCGCCAAATGAGGATAGCATAGTTTTGAGATTTAATGTACTTTCACGGTTGTTGAGACACACGGCATCTAATGGTTCTAAGAATAAGAGAAAGTACCAGTACTTGCTACAAGATATTCCAAGGATAGAAGCAGAAATGGCAAGAATGGACACTGAAACTGAACAAGTTTCAATAGTGGGACAGAATAGTTCAGTAAGAACAGTTGTTAACTTGGACCCAACAGCTGAAAGTGCACCAACAATACAACTATTAGACCCAGATGTTGTTGATACAAAGGGCCGACCTAGACTGCTAACTATAAAGGAAAGAATCAAGCAGAACAAGTTTTACACATGCAGCCACTGTGGTTCTActaaacataaaagaaaaattgTGATAAACTGCATTTGA
- the LOC127319691 gene encoding uncharacterized protein, with product MDGNEQGGTYVDMENDAAGKAFGSPPVSAQKESMTGSGSYKTSIAMNDDFFLQEGFTYTGLLLGDITHPAVYEKQDEQDNIKDSSATMLGDEEDNPWDVSMFNDIQLDEVYDAGTIDNQ from the exons ATGGATGGCAACGAGCAGGGAGGGACCTACGTGGACATGGAGAACGATGCTGCTGGGAAGGCCTTTGGATCTCCTCCCGTCTCAGCACAG AAAGAATCTATGACGGGATCGGGAAGCTACAAAACATCAATTGCTATGAACGACGACTTCTTCTTACAGGAAGGATTCACTTACACAGGTCTGCTACTTGGTGATATAACACATCCTGCAGTGTATGAAAAACAAGATGAGCAG GATAACATTAAAGATTCTTCTGCTACAATGCTCGGAGACGAAGAGGATAATCCATGGGATGTCAGCATGTTCAACGACATACAGCTAGACGAG GTATATGATGCTGGAACAATAGACAATCAATAA